A single Trachemys scripta elegans isolate TJP31775 chromosome 20, CAS_Tse_1.0, whole genome shotgun sequence DNA region contains:
- the PITHD1 gene encoding PITH domain-containing protein 1 translates to MAHGHGHGAGGCCCGAEREEPPERRGLAWGLYLRIDRERLQCLNERREGSGARVFRAWEERGDRSQFVESDDDEVELLFNIPFTGNVKLKGIIVMGEDDDTHPSEMRLFKNIPHMSFDDTAREPDQMFSLNRDLTGELEYPTKIARFSNVYHLSIHISKNFGAETTKIFYIGLRGEWTEAYRHEVTICNYEASANPADHKIDQIMPETHFIS, encoded by the exons ATGGCGCACGGACACGGGCACGGCGCGggcggctgctgctgcggggCCGAGCGCGAGGAGCCCCCCGAGCGCCGCGGCCTGGCCTGGGGCCTCTACCTGCGCATCGACCGCGAGCGGCTCCAGTGCCTCAACGAGCGGCGGGAGGGCAGCGGGGCGCGGGTCTTCCGcgcctgggaggagcggggggaccGCAGCCAG TTTGTCGAAAGTGATGATGATGAAGTAGAACTTCTGTTTAATATCCC GTTTACAGGCAACGTGAAGCTAAAAGGGATAATTGTGATGGGAGAGGATGATGATACACACCCGTCAGAGATGAGACT GTTCAAGAACATTCCTCACATGTCATTTGATGACACAGCCAGAGAACCAGATCAGATGTTCAGTCTGAATCGAGATCTAACAGGAGAACTGGAGTATCCCACAAA aattGCTCGTTTCTCAAATGTTTACCATCTCTCCATCCACATTTCCAAGAATTTTGGAGCTGAGACAACAAAGATCTTTTATATAGGCCTGAGGGGAGAGTGGACAGAG GCTTATCGACATGAAGTGACCATCTGCAACTATGAAGCATCAGCAAACCCAGCTGACCACAAAATTGATCAGATCATGCCGGAGACCCACTTCATTTCCTAA